A window of the Thermodesulforhabdus norvegica genome harbors these coding sequences:
- a CDS encoding alpha-isopropylmalate synthase regulatory domain-containing protein, translating into MKHVAFLDTTLRDGIKIPGLMLLPEEKIQIARQIATLGVDILEGGFPAASEEQYRTLCVMAEEIQGPSFCVLARATNPEDFRIARDVLKRHPKPRIHTFIPASAAYRDHFLKKPLDECLRIAVEAVKRGKDVADHVEFSFVDAFRASENELLKLLDAVLEAGADTITFADTVGYATPWLIENIIGKICSEIKDEIVVGIHCHNDLGLATPNSIAALRAGASLVHCTVNGLGERAGNARLEEIATIIAIHGKALGLSTSVAMDRIGPVCRLLERHTGISFGPLKPLTGSYAFYCEPSGPQIGDVAELPPCFVIREEDIGMVKNGEPMDQDTPFEVFKARVKELGYVLKEGEYQRCYETFQRLASKKENIFNSDLELIVRQALFHVPQKYRLLYLNVSAGSIPVPHATVQLEIDGQVVQDAGFGHGPVDAAFKTIFRMVRRFPKLIHYEVKAATLGTDAQGMVLLRVQEGDTIVDGWGAHVDIVLASAQALIDALNKLEHYGGRREVSEYTDDEAWSIVL; encoded by the coding sequence ATGAAACACGTAGCCTTTCTCGACACTACCCTCAGGGACGGAATCAAAATACCCGGACTTATGCTGTTACCGGAAGAAAAAATACAGATTGCTCGCCAGATTGCCACGCTGGGCGTGGATATTCTGGAGGGCGGATTTCCGGCAGCATCGGAAGAGCAGTACAGAACCCTCTGTGTAATGGCCGAAGAAATTCAAGGGCCTTCTTTCTGCGTGCTTGCCAGGGCAACAAATCCCGAAGATTTCCGCATCGCGAGAGATGTCCTGAAAAGGCATCCAAAACCGCGCATTCACACCTTTATACCCGCTTCGGCGGCATACAGAGACCACTTCTTGAAAAAGCCTCTCGACGAGTGCCTCAGGATCGCCGTCGAAGCCGTAAAAAGGGGGAAAGATGTGGCCGATCATGTTGAGTTTTCCTTTGTGGACGCCTTCAGGGCCAGTGAGAACGAGCTTCTGAAGCTCCTGGATGCGGTTCTCGAGGCCGGAGCAGATACCATCACCTTTGCCGACACGGTAGGGTACGCCACACCCTGGCTTATCGAAAATATCATAGGCAAGATCTGCTCAGAGATAAAAGACGAAATCGTCGTGGGGATTCACTGTCACAACGACCTCGGCCTTGCAACCCCTAACTCCATCGCCGCTCTTCGTGCCGGAGCATCCCTCGTCCACTGCACGGTGAACGGTCTCGGGGAGCGGGCGGGAAACGCCAGGCTTGAAGAGATCGCCACAATTATAGCGATCCACGGCAAAGCCCTGGGACTTTCGACTTCTGTAGCCATGGACCGCATCGGGCCCGTTTGCAGACTTCTTGAAAGGCACACAGGCATATCTTTCGGTCCGCTTAAACCTCTCACCGGATCTTACGCCTTCTACTGCGAACCATCAGGGCCTCAAATAGGAGACGTTGCCGAATTACCGCCCTGCTTCGTGATTAGAGAAGAAGACATCGGCATGGTCAAAAATGGAGAACCTATGGATCAGGATACTCCTTTTGAGGTTTTTAAGGCCAGAGTCAAAGAACTGGGCTATGTTTTAAAAGAAGGGGAATATCAGAGGTGCTATGAAACGTTCCAGAGGCTTGCTTCCAAGAAAGAGAACATCTTCAATTCCGACCTGGAGCTAATAGTAAGGCAGGCTCTGTTCCATGTGCCTCAGAAGTACCGACTTTTGTATCTAAACGTCTCGGCGGGATCCATTCCCGTGCCTCATGCGACGGTTCAACTGGAAATCGACGGTCAGGTCGTTCAGGACGCAGGGTTCGGTCACGGGCCTGTAGATGCGGCCTTTAAAACGATCTTTCGCATGGTCAGAAGGTTTCCAAAGCTCATCCATTATGAGGTAAAAGCCGCAACGCTGGGAACCGATGCCCAGGGAATGGTTCTTCTTAGAGTACAGGAAGGTGATACAATTGTCGATGGATGGGGCGCTCATGTGGATATAGTTCTTGCAAGCGCCCAGGCGCTGATCGATGCTCTCAACAAGCTGGAGCATTACGGCGGACGGCGTGAAGTTTCCGAATACACCGACGATGAAGCCTGGAGTATCGTTCTTTAG
- a CDS encoding acyl-CoA thioesterase, with translation MRDPKSSDIIGARIRVLYADTDKMGQAYYGNFMKWFEAGRSEWFRAHGRSYRKLEEEGYFLPVIEAYCRYYRPVFYDDVIVIQTRLSSPTPARFRFDYSIYRDGNADEVLAEGYTVHVCVNAERRPVKPPSFLKELATGVHKEE, from the coding sequence GTGAGGGATCCAAAAAGTAGCGATATAATCGGGGCACGGATTCGCGTGCTTTACGCCGACACCGACAAAATGGGGCAGGCCTATTACGGGAATTTTATGAAGTGGTTTGAGGCGGGAAGGAGTGAATGGTTTAGAGCTCACGGAAGGAGTTACCGAAAGCTGGAAGAAGAGGGATATTTCCTGCCCGTCATAGAAGCCTATTGCAGATACTACAGGCCTGTTTTTTACGACGATGTAATAGTAATACAAACCCGCCTTTCTTCTCCCACGCCTGCCCGATTTCGTTTTGATTACAGTATATACAGAGACGGTAATGCCGATGAGGTTCTTGCAGAAGGGTACACGGTGCATGTTTGCGTAAATGCCGAACGAAGGCCCGTAAAACCGCCGTCCTTTCTCAAAGAACTGGCTACCGGGGTGCACAAGGAGGAATAG
- a CDS encoding cation:proton antiporter translates to MASLYTVVTALILGIVSQVLDRTFRIPAIVFYLVFGILGGPMVLNFIRVESLGSGLITLVEIAVALILFEGGLTLTSVSFRIETAIIHRLLWGTLTLTGLGAALLAIHLLRVPWKFALLFGAIIIVTGPTVMGSILRNASLLPRLEALLHWESIWGDVAGVVVSAVAIELLAHPLSVQSPIGGIITLLSRVGVGIAAGLIGGFFLLRVAIPFLEHLHDEILPGIVSFGSAIAIFALSNAVIEGSGPLAAVILGIILRSLSGRTVREIRHFHEQIVTMFIGMLFVLLSARVDLRPLRDDWPPILGVALILGGLIRPFAVYGSLYKTGTSLAERTYIAFIGPRGILSIASVAYAGIVIGENSREIELITATVFAIIMISGISATLLCRPLARILKVDAPPEKTGILFVGLNELSVGIAKLIKDYVPVAFIDTNPTSCTLVSAEGLEALCADVVDGSVYEEATYSGFKRLVAITSEDPLNELVAIKSAPYLGSRNVFKARGHAGHEVISVEPFTFFVPIFPEHFTVSEAVKDLRNGAGKLEILDINGKIESHDNTIIPLFEILGGGNGVKPITPGYTPSGKSLCFIKRVAPGGQP, encoded by the coding sequence ATGGCATCGCTTTACACGGTTGTGACGGCACTGATATTGGGTATTGTTTCTCAGGTTCTCGATCGGACATTCCGTATTCCTGCAATAGTTTTTTACCTTGTCTTTGGAATTCTGGGCGGTCCGATGGTTTTGAATTTTATCCGGGTAGAATCCCTGGGAAGTGGGCTTATTACTCTCGTCGAAATTGCCGTTGCCCTCATACTATTCGAAGGAGGCCTGACTCTCACTTCTGTGAGCTTCAGAATCGAGACGGCCATAATTCACAGGCTTCTCTGGGGTACTCTGACCCTTACCGGTCTGGGTGCAGCATTGCTGGCCATTCACCTTTTACGGGTTCCCTGGAAGTTTGCCCTGTTGTTTGGGGCAATAATCATAGTCACGGGCCCAACCGTGATGGGGTCTATACTCCGGAACGCAAGCCTTTTACCCCGTCTGGAGGCACTACTCCACTGGGAGTCCATCTGGGGAGATGTGGCCGGGGTTGTGGTAAGCGCCGTGGCAATAGAGTTACTGGCTCATCCCCTGAGTGTCCAGTCTCCTATAGGAGGAATTATTACCCTGCTTTCGAGAGTCGGGGTTGGTATTGCCGCCGGATTGATAGGAGGTTTCTTTCTGCTCAGGGTTGCAATTCCCTTTCTGGAACATCTTCACGACGAAATATTGCCGGGAATCGTATCCTTCGGCAGTGCCATAGCCATATTTGCATTATCAAATGCCGTAATCGAAGGATCGGGGCCTCTAGCGGCGGTCATACTCGGGATAATTTTAAGATCTCTTTCCGGCCGTACTGTAAGAGAAATCCGTCATTTTCACGAGCAGATCGTCACGATGTTCATAGGCATGCTTTTTGTCCTGCTTTCTGCCCGGGTCGACCTAAGGCCGCTCAGGGACGACTGGCCTCCGATACTTGGGGTGGCCCTCATCCTGGGAGGCCTCATACGCCCCTTTGCCGTTTATGGCTCTTTATACAAGACCGGAACTTCTCTGGCCGAAAGAACCTACATAGCTTTTATAGGTCCAAGAGGTATTCTATCCATAGCGTCCGTCGCCTATGCCGGCATAGTGATAGGAGAAAATTCACGAGAGATCGAACTGATCACGGCCACCGTATTTGCCATCATCATGATTTCCGGTATTTCGGCAACTCTACTCTGCAGGCCTCTTGCAAGGATCCTTAAGGTCGATGCACCACCGGAAAAAACCGGCATTCTTTTCGTCGGTCTTAACGAATTAAGTGTGGGCATTGCAAAATTAATAAAAGATTACGTACCGGTAGCCTTTATCGACACAAATCCCACTTCCTGCACTCTCGTATCGGCTGAAGGGCTTGAAGCTCTTTGCGCCGACGTGGTGGACGGATCCGTTTACGAAGAAGCCACCTATTCCGGCTTTAAGAGGCTCGTTGCGATAACCTCGGAGGATCCGCTCAACGAACTGGTCGCAATAAAATCGGCTCCCTATTTAGGGTCCAGAAACGTCTTTAAAGCCCGAGGTCATGCCGGACATGAGGTAATTTCGGTAGAGCCTTTCACCTTCTTCGTTCCTATCTTTCCCGAACACTTTACCGTTTCAGAAGCCGTTAAAGATCTTCGTAACGGGGCAGGAAAGCTGGAAATACTGGACATCAATGGAAAGATCGAAAGTCACGACAATACTATAATTCCTCTGTTTGAAATTCTCGGCGGTGGTAACGGAGTGAAACCGATAACCCCGGGATACACCCCGTCAGGTAAAAGCCTTTGTTTTATTAAACGAGTAGCCCCAGGAGGCCAGCCATGA
- the hisA gene encoding 1-(5-phosphoribosyl)-5-[(5-phosphoribosylamino)methylideneamino]imidazole-4-carboxamide isomerase, whose protein sequence is MIIYPAIDIKNGKCVRLYQGDPSKETVYGSDPLTVARRWESLGATWLHIVDLDGAFAGRPVHYEVIARIASTLSIPVQVGGGIRNSEDVEKYLEAGISRVIVGTRALKDPEWFSQVCTAYPGRIAAGLDARNGFVAVKGWKNVTSVTVAEVARIWNDLPLAALIYTDIARDGTQRGVNVKATESLLKITRHPVIASGGVASIEDILVLLPLVKEGLNGVIVGRALYTGSLKLEEAIRIVNYHLSGRER, encoded by the coding sequence GTGATCATTTACCCTGCCATTGACATAAAAAACGGGAAGTGCGTGAGGCTATATCAGGGAGATCCTTCAAAAGAAACCGTGTACGGAAGCGATCCGCTGACGGTTGCCCGCAGATGGGAAAGCCTGGGTGCAACCTGGCTTCACATTGTGGATCTTGACGGGGCCTTTGCGGGCAGGCCCGTTCACTACGAAGTGATTGCCAGAATTGCATCCACTCTATCCATACCCGTTCAGGTGGGAGGAGGGATCAGAAACAGCGAAGATGTGGAAAAGTACCTGGAGGCCGGGATTTCAAGAGTAATTGTGGGAACCAGGGCTCTCAAAGATCCCGAATGGTTCTCACAGGTCTGCACTGCCTATCCGGGTCGGATTGCCGCCGGACTTGATGCCCGCAACGGATTCGTTGCAGTAAAGGGCTGGAAAAATGTGACGAGCGTTACCGTGGCTGAGGTTGCACGGATCTGGAACGATCTGCCTCTGGCGGCTTTGATCTACACGGACATTGCAAGGGATGGGACTCAAAGAGGTGTTAATGTAAAGGCAACGGAGTCGCTACTTAAAATTACCAGGCACCCCGTAATTGCCTCCGGAGGCGTGGCTTCAATAGAAGACATACTGGTTCTCCTTCCTCTCGTAAAGGAAGGCCTCAACGGCGTGATTGTAGGACGGGCTTTATACACCGGTTCTTTAAAACTGGAAGAAGCTATCAGGATCGTCAATTATCATCTTTCCGGGAGGGAACGCTGA